DNA from Brassica napus cultivar Da-Ae chromosome C4, Da-Ae, whole genome shotgun sequence:
GCTAATAGTCAATAGAGTCAAGGGACATTAGATTGTTTTTTCCCCCATAAACCTATATACATACTAACGGGTAGTAAATATTTTAGCTAGTTCTGTACGagtagaaaatattttagatagtTTATATGTCTAATATGAGTCCTCCacacatttattttattgacatgtggaaataaattattgtacttttttttttggtaggaatAAATTATTGTACTTTGGAATTGGAAACTCTCGTTTATTTCCAAATAGAAGTAAGACATTAAGCCATTTTTAGCCCTGGCTCTAGGTTCTAAAATAGAAAAGTATTAAAACATGAGTGGATCCCAcgttattttaaaaacttaatttttccTCTTCTTACGCGagttttggaaagttttttgtttgttcaagGACCTCACTACAAGTTGTGATCCGCGATttgttctctatttttttttataaaaaaaaaaatcttaagaaCCTAATCTAAAGAGCTTGGACGTTAATGATCTTTAAAACAAAACCTAATACCTAAAATCTAATAAGATTGTAGTatgtttcaagaaaaaaaaacctaataagataaaaaaaaagggtaacACATTAAATATCTCCAACCTTCAATGCAGACCATTAATATCAACAATAATAAAGAAATATAggtcgatttttttttatatgttgaaTTAGATGAAATGTAACGCGTGGACAATAGAGGACCGTTCGCATTAATATGTGTCACAGACTCACGGTTGTATGGCTCAATGAACAACTGAGTTGCACGAATTGAAGCTCTTCTGCAATTTGCCAAATCCAAATTTCATAAATTGATGTTAAATTCAGTCATGTAGTAACCAATAAGAGAATAGTATCTAAAGAAGAGCCAGCTGTATACACAACTTCTAATTCATTCCAAGTCAGGCTTCCATACCTTCTAATTCACTCAGAGTCTCAGACTTCCATAATAAAACTCCTTCAGAGTCTAGCTTCCATCCTTTTTCTTGTTATCTTCAGATATCACATCTGTTATCTTATCTTATCTCCATCACCATCTTCAAACTAACTCATTTATGATCATAATACTGAGTTTTTAGTTTGAAACTTTTACTTGCTAAAGAAATTAATCAGCAAAACCTGTAATTTCAGCAGCTGCGCAGCTAAATTTTATAGTATATAGCTTATTAAACCACTATTCAACCACCTAACAAGGACTGTTTACCAAAAAACTTAATTACCCCTAGCATTTCCTAATTACCAAAACATCACAAAACAAGCAGTCTTCATATCTACAAGTGACATGATTTTTCCTAATTATATTAGGAGGATTAGTTAAACTAACCTTGCAATCTATCTACCACAACCAAAAGTCTTTGTTAACTTACATCTAGCTACCTTTCATTTTCAAAACAGAGCTTTTAGAGCTCatcagtctttttttttctaacttcaACTTCACATGAAAGAGCTTAGCGGTATCTCTgaaccatccttcttcttcttctgttttaAGTCTGCTTTTTGTCTCCGAAGCTCGAGAATCTTGAACTCAATAGCTTTCATATCTTGTTCAAGTTTTTGCCTTTTGCGAACTTCCTTTTTCATCTTTTTCGCATTACCTTTTAGTATATCCTCTGTATTCACTTGTTTTCTTGCGAGAGAGAACAACATGTTGATCCGTGATATAGGCGTTGTAACATCGAAACCATACTTCTCAAGCTCGGCAAAGCACTCTTTGAGTCCTTCAAGTGTGTTTTTGGGAGTGTGAGGATGCAGATTTTTCACTCTTTCTAATAAACTGGAAAAGTTCACCATCTCACCCACTGCCAACCCTTCACGGAACTCTTCTCTTGTCTCGAGCAACGGGATGAAATGAGGACTCTGCTTTGCTGTTTTAAAGACCTCCATTGATTCAAGCGCTTTCCAAATAGGTGAGCGTTTAGCAAAAGGCAGAACCATTGTTGTATCTTCACTTGCTCGAGTTTCATCATGGGCTAACTCTTCCAGATAGATCAACGCAAAAGCAACATAGTgagaaagtaaaagaaaaaatgtttcaaaGGATACATCTAATAAGCTACTGTAATGgagcaattttattttttaaaaatatcttactCGATTTATCAGAACTATTAGATGATTTTACTCCAAGAATCCAAGCAGAGAGGCTCTGATCATAATCATCGTCGAATATATTGTTACTTGTACCAGCGACCATAGCCTCTGAACCATCGCAAGCCTCAAGTATAAGTTACTTACTCATGTATAAGCTActcaaatatatatgataagTATCTTACTCGATTTATCAGAACCATTAGATGATTTTACTCCAAGGATCCAAGCAGAGAGGTTTTGATCATAATCATCGTCACTTGTACCAGCGATCATAGCCTCTGAACCATTGCAAGACTCAAGTATAAGTTACTCAAATAAATGATTAGGGTAGGTAACAAACATAATACAACAATTAATATATGGATACACGCCAATATATATCGACATACCAGTCTTCTCAAGGTTTAAgttgtgtgttttctttcttttcatttttcttttatgaCTATTTTCTTTGCTGTATTGTTCTTCAGACACctgcatcaaaaaaaaaaaaaaaaatcctcaaaagataaatataggctcaataaacaaaaaaaagtccaAGAAATTAGACATGCAAAGAAGAAAACGATTACCTTGTTTTGAGATCGGACCCATTTAGAGCCGGTCCAGTCAAAATGAGGTCTCAGTTGCTTTTTCTCGAACTGGATCATGTCTGGTGGAGAATCGAAGTAAACCAAGAATTTACCATCTTCCATCTTCTTTGTGATGACACCTTTCCACCATCCATCGTTGTGATCAGCGTCCACCACCGATCCTTCCTCAAGAACCACACTCGGATCCTCAGGTGGAACCGGCCTTATGAATCTCTCTTCCACTGTTTCGGTGAAAGGAGTTGAACAGTCTTCTTCGAGCAGCGTGGTGTAACGGACTCTGAGCTTCTTGCGTCCTGATCTCGTAGGAGTTTCCTCCAGGATAGCTCTGTACCAAGCACCTATgaatccttcttcttcacaagagACTTCCACTTCACAGTCTTTGGCAATGGAGAACttttcatcttctttatctagATTTTTCATAATTTCTCAGTCCGTTAATATGAAACTGAAACGAAAAAACACGAACCCACTTCTCTCTTGTTCTCATGAAACCTTAAAGACTAAGGAATAAAATGGAAATTTCTCGAAGTGCTTAGTGGAAGAAGACGTTCCTCACATGCTTTCATTGTCTGGAAGAGTTATTGTTTTGGCGCTTAAAATTATTTGTTGACCCAAACTAACTATTGGGTTGGGCCTTAAAGTAACGAGCTCCatgatatatatttgaataatatTAACAAAACACACCATTTcctattttaaactatataattcTTGACACAAAAAAACTATGTAAttcgattttaaaaaaattctataccAGCAACAGCTTAACAATTGTATCATGTAACACTATAGTCTCTTTGTTCCcgaaaataaattttctatagtatgcacgcttattaaaaatttaataaatgtttataatttaatttattttttactttattatacactttccaataactttctaccaatgaaatttaatcaattcaaatattctcaattaatattttttagaaatataaaaaattaccttaacaatatagaaaatttatctttatggaacaagaaaaaaatctaaaaaaatcttAGTTTCATGAACGGAAAGAATAATAATTAGCAGCAacgtttttaaattaatttaaagataAACTAGCTTCACTCTTTTAGATTATCTCAAAATCagcaaacatattttaaaagtcACAAAATATTGATCCTAACCTCAATAACGTCATCAGTTAACTCTTGAAGAGATCAGTTTAAACTAAGcatcatcatcaacatagaTAAGATCAACAAAAGGTCTAGTTCCTGGTTAACTAACATGGTAAGCATAACCATAAGAGCTAAGCCAACATGGTTAACTCTATATTTGCATTTACTAAAACAGACGTTAGACTCCTCTTACCATGGAGCCGAGGCAGTCTCAAGAAACTCAAGTTCCACATCTTCCATCTTTTGCTCAAACCTTTCCCCACTTGCTTTCATTTCAACAACCCTCTTGTCAGCTGCCTCTTTCTCCCCTCTTGCAACCGCTTCTTGTCTCTGCAGCTCAAGCATTTTGCCTTTCAACACATCCATTTCTTCAGCTAACTTGCGGCTTCTCTTCTCGTCCTCGCCAACCTTCTTCTCAAGACACTGTTTCTCCTCTGCTATCTTCGCTTGCTCATCTTTGAGAGACATCATCTTGCGGATGCGAGACTGAGGTGCACCAATGTCGAAACCGTACTCCTCTAGTTCCACAAAAGAAGCACTGAGACTACAGAGAACGCTCAAGGAATCATGGGGTTTCAGACCTTTGACTTGTTCTAGAAAACCGTAAAAGGACACCGTCATGCCAACCGCTGACCACTCACGGTGATTAACATCTTCAGCTGCAAGCAGTGGGCTGAAGTGAGGGCGCTGTGGCATAGTTTTGTAACCCTCCTTCGCTTCAGGACTCTTCCAGTACGGTGACCTCTTTGCAAAAGGCAAAGCCATCAGCAGCGCTGGTGGTGGTGTTTCCTCAACATTAGCAGCagaattcatcatcatcacgttTGGGGTTTGATGAGAGGAAGATGACGTCACCTCTGAATTGATTAAATAGCAGAAAatgattttagtatatattgAGAAAGAAACTGATCACATCTGAGTGTGTATTACCTTTGGTACGTCATGCCAAGCTTCATCTTCCCACACCTTCAAAGGTCTAACATCAGATTGACTAAAAAAGTGTTCCTCCTTTGTAGCCACCAAAAAAACCTTGTAGCGTTTTCCAGTCCGAACTTCCTTCACCAAGCCTTTGCGCCACACCGAACCATGAAAGGCCTCTACACGATCCATCAGAGTATACTTTTCTTCGACCGAGGAAGGAGGAGGCGGTTGGGGCCTAACGCGGCGAGGAACAACAGTTGTGTTTGGCCTTGCCTCATGGTTACAGTCCTTGACAATGAACTTCTTTTCACCGTCCACTTCAATCTCTTTGATCAACATCGCCGGGAACCACGCATCCTCCGCTTTATCTACTGAAGAACTAACTTCCACCATTCTCCCCGGACAAAACATTGTCTTCTTATCCACTTCCTTCAAAGTTAACAAACACAGATAAATTAAAAAGTCAAAACCTTTGTTAAGTGAGTGAGACACATACAACGCAATAAAGGTTCGACCTTTAAGTACTATTCAACTcacaaaacattaaaaagacAACAAGAACCTCGTACCTTGAGATCTGGTCGGACCCATTTGGGGTCGGTCCAGACAACATGAGCCCTGAGATTTGTCTTCTCGAACACGATAATGTCCGGCGGTGAATCGAAGCAGACCAAGAAGTTACTATCCTCTAACTTCTTGTTTATAATGACACCAGTCCACCACCCATCTCTGAGGTAAGCGTCGACCACGGTCCCTTCCTCCAAAACAACGTCCATGTACTCTTCCTCAGGCGGAACAGGTCGGAGGAGACTCTGTTGGACGGCTTCGGTAAGAGGAGACGAACCGTCGTCGGTTAGTAAAGTCTTGTAGCGGACGGAAACCTTCTTGCGACCTGACATGGTTGTGTTTTCCTCGAGAAGAGCTCTAAAGTAAGCTCCTTTGAGACCTTCCTCTTGAGAAGACACTTCTACCTCACTCCCTTTCACCATCTCTGTACCCATTGCTCTCTGCTCTTGTAAAAGAAAAACCCTTAGAAGAATCAAACAGAGGAAACCCTAAAGATCTACAAACAGAGGAAAAGCTCATTCACTGAGTCTGCAACAGATTGTGAGTGGAaagataaaatcaaatttttcatttttcatttttctttggcgcgataaaatttccaaaaaaggAAAAGATCTATTGGGCTTTAAATAATGAGGCCCACGACTTATACAACACCTGGCCTGCTAATCGTAATTAGCTGCCTGAAATTGAAAGGATAGGATTAATTAGCTAATTACAAGTTTCTAATTagatttttgaataatttttatattttaagtattttttattcAGGTTTTTTTATGCGATTTCAGACATTGGTTataatctgatccgaaccgaacccagaAGAAACCAAACTGAATCTGacccaaaaattaataaaacctGAATGGGATTTATGAGAATAATGCCGAAAATCCGAATCAACCGGACTAAACCCGACGGGACCTATGCCTAATGTATAAAGTAAAGACACTTTTTAACTGAAAAGCATTGAATAAACCGAAATAAAACGAAACCAAAACCGAAACTCCCACCCTAGATCCATCCATCCGCCAACACGTTGAAAAAAGGTAATGGGCCTCTGGGTGACCCAGACTGGGTCCATATAACTCTTTGGGTTTCTTTTTGGTATCGCTCAactaataattaatttagtttagtttGGGAAAAGCTCTTCTGCGTTTATTACGATTCTCCTCGGGACATGATCCAGTTCGACAGACAGCAACTGGGACCTCATTTTGATTGGACCGGCTCTAAATGGGTCAGATCTCAGAACAAGGCatcgtttttcttcttttgcatGTCAAAGGTTTTGTACTTCTTTTTTGTTGAACGAGAGACAGGCAAGTGAGACAGAGAGGCTAGCAACTCCGTACGGTCTGCTCAGAATAGGATAATAACAAAGAAAGAGGAAGAGTTGATAACGGAAAACCGGGAAATTGTATAAAGCATTGCTACAGTATTTTGATACAACAAATTGTCTTGAAATGAAACTATCATTACACTCTTATTCTCAAACATATCCCCATATCTTTGAGCTTCTAAATAAATAAAGGAAACAACAAGGCAGTAGATATTGAGAAAGcaagaaagaaaagaatcaGATGAAGTGGATGTTGTTGCAATTTGATGAAACTATGGGGAGAGCTAACAAATTAGCTCGCAAGAACATGCTGTTGTCTGCGTCAATACCAACTCTCACGGTTTCAAGACATTCCAAGTTTCCCAAGAAATGTCTCATTTGTTTCAGCTCTTGAAAAGAACCTCCATACTCTACAATCTCTAGCACTTTCACTGGACATGTCCATAAACAAGATATTAccttactcttcttcttcttcatcttcttcttgtgtttGTTATAAGGAGTGCAAGCGCATGCATCTCCGCATTTATCTGTGACTCTGTGCACAAGACCCTGAAAAAACACCAATCTTGAGAATGTATAAACAAGAAGGAGACGAGAGAAGATCAAAAAAATTACCTTAAAGACTAAAGTGCGTAGATTTGGACAACTCTTAAGCAAAAATGGCATTGCTTGCCAACCTTTCTTCTTGTTGCTCTCAATAGATAAGTTAAGGAGGTTTTTGAACACCGGCATAGATTTACAGCAGAAATGAAACGCCTATAATGAAGCATATATACAAGGTGAGAGACCAATCCATGGTAGGTAGGTAGCAGTTACATACATACCTCAAGTGAATCAGGAGACAAGTGAAGGGTTGTAATGTTGCTTATACCTGCAGCTAGGTTTGTAACATCACCATATATAGGCTTGTGATGGTCCCATAACTTGAGATTGAGTCTAACTTGGAGAAGCGAATCCAAATCAAGAAAGCGATAATCCATAAAGACATGACTAGAATAGTCAAGGTAGACAAGAGACGGTGCTTTAACATAAGTTAGATCATGTAACTCGTGAAAAGAGTGTAGGTTATTAGGACCACCATAGGGCATATCGACAGAGAGCACAAGTCGCTTGATGGATGCACTTTTCACATGGGTTGTGCAACATGGAGGATAAGGATCAAGAGTATCAGCACCGATGTCAGTTATGAATAATTCTTCGAGGACAGGGCAGCCTTTGATGAGGCGGCGATAGTTGTTATAATCAAGGCCTCCAACGGTTAAGAGAGAAAGCGATTTGAGGGCAGGGAAGTACACACGGTCGACTTCAAGACAATATTCACGGGATAGAGTGAGCTTAACAAGTGTGTTGCTCGTTAACAACCTTCTCTCTAAATTAACTTCAATTCTGGTGCATTCCAAGTGTACCTCTTCCAAACAACCTTGTTCCTCCTCCAATGCACTCAAGATCCAACCGTAGATAGCAGGGGACCTAGTGAAACTGCCTCCTCGATGACTCAGAGAGAACTTCTTGATCGTCTTGGTGAGACAGTTTCTTAATGTCTTGTCTAGGAAATCTAAGAAGCGATCTGAAGAACCACTGACTGCTTCTTCGTTGGGATACACAACCATGGACTCATCAAAGCTAAGCGTGTCTACATGAGCCAgcagattattattattattcatccTACTCCATCTCTTGGACAGAACCGATGTGGAAACAGCTACCTTTGTCGGAACTAATGACAGGATTTTCCCAAGAATCTCATCCGGCAAATCGCTGATTCGATCTCTACTACTACAACAACTCCTCATAACTCTTCTACCCTAcgcactaaaaaaaaaagaacttcgATTAAGGCCACAGAACTTTCAATAATAAATGTTTAGacttaattattaaaaaagaaacgATTGCCAGAGGAAATAAGGGAGATCGAAAAAGCTTTGAGCGTGAAGATGGgggacgagagagagagagagaggacgcaGAGGCCCATTAGTTGATGAGATACAAAAAGAAACCCAAAGAGTTATATGGACCCAGAGGCCCATTACCCTTTTTCAATGTGTTGGCGGATGGATCCATCTCCGTTTTGGTTTCGGttgtttttttgacaaaaatgaTCACTCTTCTCTTCAATACTGAACATTTCATCATTATACTCTAGAACTAGAAAAAAAGGATGACAGATTGTGACTTGAGTTGGGAAATAAATTTACTTTGTTATTGCATAAACACCTAAAAAACCATAATCTAAATCATAATctaaaatctcaaaaactaaaaaaccaTTATCTAAAAtctcatttataaaataaaaaccatagtcTAAAATCTCATAAACTAAAACCATAAACTAAAATCtcataatcttttttttctttttgtcacgGAAACTCTTATATTAAACTTAAATATCCAAAAAGGTTAAACAACTACAACCGGAAGTAAACTCGACGGCCAAACGATAATCGAAGATTACTACAACAATACGAGTGATAGAGGTGTTAAAGGGGTGAAGATACCCATAAAGATGCTTCACTTGAGATCCTGAAACTGATGTTCCGAAGAACATACTGAAGTCGGGATATGAACCGACAAAGAGGAGCCCTATTGAGAGGGTTTTGAAACGGTTGGCAGACACAAACACTGGTGATGACACACTCTCCTTTGCTTCAACGAAAAAAATAATTGTCTAGGAACAGTGGAGGCTGAGCTCGTCCCGAGTTCTCAATGGAACTTTGTCGAAGATATGGACTGATAGACGGCAAGAACAGGTGAGTGACTCCAGAAACATAGCTAAAAACCATAGAGAAAGGCCTCCTTTGCCTAGATTTAAATCTACTACTCATGAACTTGGGGCTAGGTGAACCCTGTACAACATCACAGCTTGGGGCTAGGTGAACCCTGTACGAGATGAGACGACAAACCGTGGACCGGCATGATGCTTCGGATGAGGAGCGATGTCTCAATTTTATAACATCCGACAAAGGGAAGCTCTTAGTGGGCCATGAATTAGTGGACTTTCGTAAAAGCCCTTCACAAACCCATAAATAGGCTAGGCCCAGCCAAAAACATATGTCGGGGAATCCATAAGCTAAAATCTCATAATCTAAAACCATAATCTAAAATCATAATCTCTATAAAATTAAACCATAATctaaaataaaaccataatctaaaatctaaaataaaaccataatctAAAATCATAAAGTTGTTATTGTATAATCTAAAATctcatttataaaatcataatcTAAAGTCAACAATGCTTAAATCTTGGCTACTTACTTGGATGATTTCATCAACGTTTGAGTTAGATAAATCTTGGCTACTTACTTGAATGATTTCATCAAGAATGCTTAAATCCAAATTGGCTGGGATAATACCAGCACCAATTCCTTGGATCAAATGTCGACCTACTAATATTATCATCAACAATGGTTCAACAATGCTAAAATCTCATTatcttagtttttcttttacagGACTGAACATAGGCTGAAGATGAATTTTTCGAAGGGGGTTTAGACATTTTTTGGGAAAGTTGGAATGTCTTGAAACCGTGAGAGTTGGAATTGACGCAGACAACAGCATGTTCTTGCGAGCTAATTTGTTAACTCTTCCCATAGTTTCATCAAATTGCAACAACATCCAGTTCATCtgattcttttctttctcttggTTTCTCAATATCTACTGTGCCTTGTTGTTTCCTTTATTTATTTAGAAGCTCAAAGATATGGATATGTTTGAGAATAAGGAGTGTAATGATGTTTCATTTCAAGACAATTTGTTGTATCAGAATAGCAATGCTTTATACAATTTTCCGGTTTTCCGTtatcaagtcttcctctttctttGTTATTATGCTATTCTCGGCAGACCGTACGGAGTTGCTAGCCTCTCTCACTTGGCTGTCTCTCGTTCAATTGGTGAAAAATGTTAGCCATTGCTTGTTTAATCTTGGTCTCTTTATTTGTGCCTGTGAGACTGATGCTTTATGTGATGTGTGATATCTGTTTTAGCTACAGTGGTCATATCTGCAGCCTCTAAGGGATGGATGGTTCCATTGCTGACTTACCTCAGGTTCTACCTTCGCTTAGTTACAGTTGATGTTTCTGAAAGTGCAGATCTTTAGTTGGAATAGCATTGTTTTTTGCTGCCTTATTTGTTGTATACGCTGGAATGACCATGCCTATATCGCATGAGGTAGGTATACGAGCATTTTGAACTACCAAACTGTACATGTGCTTAATATGTTactttttatatcaaaataaatcatGTGTTGTGACACATTGGattatgaatttttttgaagGTTGATATAGAATAGCtgttgaattttctttttactgAAAGGTTGATCCATGCCGGCATGTGACTGTGCAACTATGGCTAAGTACCATATAATTAATAGATTAATCATAATTTGACGAGATCAACTATCTCTTCCTTTCATGTGAATGTGATTTGGAGACACTTGAGTATTTGGATTAGAGGGAaagtaaaaacataaaagttccCAAATCCAAAAGAGGATTTACTTCTGTATAAGAAATTGCAAATTACATAGACATGAAAATTTGGAATCAGTAGTATTGCACTTAGAGATCA
Protein-coding regions in this window:
- the LOC106392414 gene encoding DUF724 domain-containing protein 6-like translates to MKNLDKEDEKFSIAKDCEVEVSCEEEGFIGAWYRAILEETPTRSGRKKLRVRYTTLLEEDCSTPFTETVEERFIRPVPPEDPSVVLEEGSVVDADHNDGWWKGVITKKMEDGKFLVYFDSPPDMIQFEKKQLRPHFDWTGSKWVRSQNKVSEEQYSKENSHKRKMKRKKTHNLNLEKTEAMIAGTSDDDYDQNLSAWILGVKSSNGSDKSKAMVAGTSNNIFDDDYDQSLSAWILGVKSSNSSDKSKLAHDETRASEDTTMVLPFAKRSPIWKALESMEVFKTAKQSPHFIPLLETREEFREGLAVGEMVNFSSLLERVKNLHPHTPKNTLEGLKECFAELEKYGFDVTTPISRINMLFSLARKQVNTEDILKGNAKKMKKEVRKRQKLEQDMKAIEFKILELRRQKADLKQKKKKDGSEIPLSSFM
- the LOC106395164 gene encoding DUF724 domain-containing protein 1, whose translation is MGTEMVKGSEVEVSSQEEGLKGAYFRALLEENTTMSGRKKVSVRYKTLLTDDGSSPLTEAVQQSLLRPVPPEEEYMDVVLEEGTVVDAYLRDGWWTGVIINKKLEDSNFLVCFDSPPDIIVFEKTNLRAHVVWTDPKWVRPDLKEVDKKTMFCPGRMVEVSSSVDKAEDAWFPAMLIKEIEVDGEKKFIVKDCNHEARPNTTVVPRRVRPQPPPPSSVEEKYTLMDRVEAFHGSVWRKGLVKEVRTGKRYKVFLVATKEEHFFSQSDVRPLKVWEDEAWHDVPKVIYTKIIFCYLINSEVTSSSSHQTPNVMMMNSAANVEETPPPALLMALPFAKRSPYWKSPEAKEGYKTMPQRPHFSPLLAAEDVNHREWSAVGMTVSFYGFLEQVKGLKPHDSLSVLCSLSASFVELEEYGFDIGAPQSRIRKMMSLKDEQAKIAEEKQCLEKKVGEDEKRSRKLAEEMDVLKGKMLELQRQEAVARGEKEAADKRVVEMKASGERFEQKMEDVELEFLETASAPW
- the LOC106396139 gene encoding F-box/LRR-repeat protein At1g48400-like isoform X1 — protein: MRSCCSSRDRISDLPDEILGKILSLVPTKVAVSTSVLSKRWSRMNNNNNLLAHVDTLSFDESMVVYPNEEAVSGSSDRFLDFLDKTLRNCLTKTIKKFSLSHRGGSFTRSPAIYGWILSALEEEQGCLEEVHLECTRIEVNLERRLLTSNTLVKLTLSREYCLEVDRVYFPALKSLSLLTVGGLDYNNYRRLIKGCPVLEELFITDIGADTLDPYPPCCTTHVKSASIKRLVLSVDMPYGGPNNLHSFHELHDLTYVKAPSLVYLDYSSHVFMDYRFLDLDSLLQVRLNLKLWDHHKPIYGDVTNLAAGISNITTLHLSPDSLEAFHFCCKSMPVFKNLLNLSIESNKKKGWQAMPFLLKSCPNLRTLVFKGLVHRVTDKCGDACACTPYNKHKKKMKKKKSKVISCLWTCPVKVLEIVEYGGSFQELKQMRHFLGNLECLETVRVGIDADNSMFLRANLLALPIVSSNCNNIHFI
- the LOC106396139 gene encoding F-box/LRR-repeat protein At1g48400-like isoform X3, giving the protein MVVYPNEEAVSGSSDRFLDFLDKTLRNCLTKTIKKFSLSHRGGSFTRSPAIYGWILSALEEEQGCLEEVHLECTRIEVNLERRLLTSNTLVKLTLSREYCLEVDRVYFPALKSLSLLTVGGLDYNNYRRLIKGCPVLEELFITDIGADTLDPYPPCCTTHVKSASIKRLVLSVDMPYGGPNNLHSFHELHDLTYVKAPSLVYLDYSSHVFMDYRFLDLDSLLQVRLNLKLWDHHKPIYGDVTNLAAGISNITTLHLSPDSLEAFHFCCKSMPVFKNLLNLSIESNKKKGWQAMPFLLKSCPNLRTLVFKGLVHRVTDKCGDACACTPYNKHKKKMKKKKSKVISCLWTCPVKVLEIVEYGGSFQELKQMRHFLGNLECLETVRVGIDADNSMFLRANLLALPIVSSNCNNIHFI
- the LOC106396139 gene encoding F-box/LRR-repeat protein At1g48400-like isoform X4, whose protein sequence is MPVFKNLLNLSIESNKKKGWQAMPFLLKSCPNLRTLVFKGLVHRVTDKCGDACACTPYNKHKKKMKKKKSKVISCLWTCPVKVLEIVEYGGSFQELKQMRHFLGNLECLETVRVGIDADNSMFLRANLLALPIVSSNCNNIHFI
- the LOC106396139 gene encoding F-box/LRR-repeat protein At1g48400-like isoform X2, whose amino-acid sequence is MRSCCSSRDRISDLPDEILGKILSLVPTKVAVSTSVLSKRWSRMNNNNNLLAHVDTLSFDESMVVYPNEEAVSGSSDRFLDFLDKTLRNCLTKTIKKFSLSHRGGSFTRSPAIYGWILSALEEEQGCLEEVHLECTRIEVNLERRLLTSNTLVKLTLSREYCLEVDRVYFPALKSLSLLTVGGLDYNNYRRLIKGCPVLEELFITDIGADTLDPYPPCCTTHVKSASIKRLVLSVDMPYGGPNNLHSFHELHDLTYVKAPSLVYLDYSSHVFMDYRFLDLDSLLQVRLNLKLWDHHKPIYGDVTNLAAGISNITTLHLSPDSLEGLVHRVTDKCGDACACTPYNKHKKKMKKKKSKVISCLWTCPVKVLEIVEYGGSFQELKQMRHFLGNLECLETVRVGIDADNSMFLRANLLALPIVSSNCNNIHFI